The Kitasatospora sp. NBC_00374 genome has a segment encoding these proteins:
- a CDS encoding SIS domain-containing protein, with translation MSDPQTVSSVPGKIMAAEMAEQPAVLQRILDEGAPKIREIAAEIAARNPRFVLLTARGTSDNAALYAKYLIEVLLGKPAGLTSMSTTTAYGAKPDLTDVLVITVSQSGGSPDLVASTKAAREAGAVTLAVTNNAASPLAEVSEFHIDVLAGAEKALPATKTYTAELLALYLLVEGLRGGDGAAAKVLPELAAGILGRQAEVKALAERYRFAQRLVITSRGYGYPTAREAALKLMETTYIPASPFSGADLLHGPLAMVDNVSPVIAIVPDGKGGEALQPVLDRLRGRGADLVVVGQQEQVDQASAGFALPAGVPEEVQPILEILPLQLLAYEVTIARGQDPDAPRALAKVTETH, from the coding sequence ATGTCCGACCCGCAGACTGTCTCTTCCGTCCCCGGCAAGATCATGGCGGCGGAGATGGCCGAGCAGCCGGCCGTCCTGCAGCGCATCCTCGACGAGGGCGCCCCGAAGATCCGCGAGATCGCCGCCGAGATCGCCGCCCGGAACCCGCGCTTCGTCCTTCTCACCGCCCGCGGCACGTCCGACAACGCGGCGCTGTACGCGAAGTACCTGATCGAGGTGCTGCTGGGCAAGCCGGCCGGCCTGACCTCGATGTCCACCACCACCGCGTACGGGGCCAAGCCCGACCTGACGGACGTGCTGGTCATCACCGTCAGCCAGTCCGGCGGCTCGCCCGACCTGGTGGCCTCCACCAAGGCCGCCCGCGAGGCCGGCGCCGTCACGCTGGCGGTCACCAACAACGCCGCCTCGCCGCTGGCCGAGGTCTCCGAGTTCCACATCGACGTGCTCGCCGGGGCGGAGAAGGCGCTGCCGGCCACCAAGACCTACACCGCCGAGCTGCTCGCGCTGTACCTGCTGGTCGAGGGCCTGCGGGGCGGCGACGGCGCGGCCGCCAAGGTGCTGCCCGAGCTCGCGGCCGGCATCCTCGGCCGCCAGGCCGAGGTGAAGGCCCTGGCCGAGCGGTACCGCTTCGCCCAGCGCCTGGTCATCACCTCGCGCGGCTACGGCTACCCGACCGCCCGCGAGGCGGCGCTGAAGCTGATGGAGACCACCTACATCCCCGCCTCGCCGTTCTCCGGCGCCGACCTGCTGCACGGGCCGCTGGCGATGGTGGACAACGTCTCGCCGGTCATCGCGATCGTGCCGGACGGCAAGGGCGGCGAGGCGCTCCAGCCCGTCCTGGACCGCCTGCGAGGCCGCGGCGCGGACCTGGTCGTGGTCGGTCAGCAGGAGCAGGTCGACCAGGCCTCCGCCGGGTTCGCCCTGCCGGCCGGGGTGCCCGAGGAGGTCCAGCCGATCCTGGAGATCCTGCCGCTGCAGCTGCTCGCCTACGAGGTGACCATCGCCCGCGGCCAGGACCCGGACGCACCGCGGGCCCTCGCCAAGGTCACCGAGACGCACTGA
- a CDS encoding diacylglycerol kinase family protein has translation MRALLVVNPKATTTSSRTRDVLTHALRSDLKLDVAHTEYRGHARDLARDAAADGSVDLVVALGGDGTVNEVVNGLLANGPAERVPRLAVVPGGSTNVFARALGLPNDPVEATGALLNALEQGRERAVGLGKAMTEGLPDRWFTFTAGLGFDAGVVGRVEQQRRAGRKSTHALYVNQALRHYVTEREHRRSGPVTLEMNGQEPVPGLVLAIVSNTSPWTYLGNRPVLPSPSASFDTDLDVFGITRMTAFGTARTVRQILRSHAPTDEGSQPSGPSGKHVVSYHDVRHFTLVSQEPAPFQVDGDHLGDRSRVSFTGVRRALRVIV, from the coding sequence ATGCGCGCTCTCCTGGTCGTGAACCCCAAGGCGACCACCACCAGCAGCCGGACCCGGGACGTGCTCACCCATGCGCTGCGCAGCGATCTGAAGCTGGATGTGGCCCACACCGAGTACCGCGGGCACGCCCGCGACCTGGCCCGCGACGCGGCGGCCGACGGCTCGGTGGACCTGGTGGTGGCGCTCGGGGGCGACGGGACGGTCAACGAGGTGGTCAACGGTCTGCTCGCGAACGGCCCCGCCGAGCGGGTTCCGCGGCTGGCGGTGGTGCCGGGCGGCAGCACCAACGTCTTCGCCCGTGCCCTGGGCCTGCCGAACGACCCGGTGGAGGCCACCGGCGCCCTGTTGAACGCGCTGGAGCAGGGCCGCGAGCGGGCCGTCGGCCTGGGCAAGGCGATGACCGAGGGGCTCCCGGACCGCTGGTTCACCTTCACCGCCGGCCTCGGCTTCGACGCCGGGGTGGTCGGCCGGGTGGAACAGCAGCGCAGAGCGGGGCGGAAGTCCACCCACGCGCTCTATGTCAACCAGGCGCTCCGGCACTATGTCACTGAGCGTGAACACCGCCGCTCCGGGCCGGTCACCCTGGAAATGAACGGCCAGGAGCCGGTTCCGGGCCTGGTTCTGGCCATAGTCTCCAACACCTCGCCATGGACCTACCTGGGGAACCGGCCGGTACTCCCCTCGCCCTCCGCCTCCTTCGACACGGACCTGGACGTCTTCGGCATCACTCGAATGACCGCGTTCGGCACCGCTCGAACGGTCCGTCAGATTCTGCGCTCGCACGCCCCTACGGACGAGGGCTCCCAGCCCTCCGGACCGTCCGGGAAGCACGTCGTCTCCTATCACGACGTCCGGCACTTCACCTTGGTTTCACAGGAACCGGCCCCGTTTCAGGTCGACGGGGACCACCTTGGAGACAGGAGTCGCGTCAGTTTCACAGGCGTTCGGCGGGCACTGCGTGTGATTGTGTGA
- a CDS encoding WhiB family transcriptional regulator, whose product MDWRHRAVCREEDPELFFPIGNTGPALLQIEEAKAVCRRCPVMEQCLQWALETGQDAGVWGGMSEDERRAMKRRAARNRARTA is encoded by the coding sequence ATGGACTGGCGCCACCGCGCTGTCTGCCGCGAAGAGGACCCGGAGCTGTTCTTCCCGATCGGGAACACCGGTCCTGCTCTGCTGCAGATCGAGGAAGCCAAGGCCGTGTGCCGCCGCTGTCCCGTCATGGAGCAGTGCCTGCAGTGGGCGCTGGAGACCGGCCAGGACGCCGGCGTCTGGGGCGGAATGAGTGAGGACGAGCGTCGTGCGATGAAGCGTCGCGCCGCCCGCAACCGCGCCCGCACCGCCTGA
- a CDS encoding carbohydrate ABC transporter permease, with amino-acid sequence MSVTTNETPTRSETAPPAAPAPAQRRGFFAAGHYIPYALILPAAAVLLGIMAYPLFRLFDLAFQNINRYAYIVNPSLGKYIGFEGFGKILGDGQFWDVVLRSLYFTAELVILSMVLGMLFALLLNRVSNWVKVTVITVMMFVWAIPALVSGTVFRWLFASNGGVVDYVGFLLTGDESVKHYDWFGDPTVGLYVVCAAVIIWGALPFLVLGLNAALTQVPKELMEAAKLDGAGPLQSFRHVVIPVIRPFLLVTTALSFIWDFQVFAQIFSIRNTSPEDGYWTIGIYLYEKGIVASKYSDSSVISIAMILLMLAVLVFYIRQMLKIGANER; translated from the coding sequence ATGAGTGTGACTACCAACGAGACCCCGACACGGTCCGAAACGGCCCCGCCCGCAGCGCCGGCGCCGGCGCAGCGCCGCGGCTTCTTCGCCGCCGGCCACTACATCCCCTACGCCCTGATCCTCCCGGCCGCCGCCGTGCTGCTGGGGATCATGGCGTACCCGCTGTTCAGACTGTTCGACCTCGCGTTCCAGAACATCAACAGGTACGCCTACATCGTCAACCCGTCGCTGGGGAAGTACATCGGGTTCGAGGGCTTCGGGAAGATCCTGGGCGACGGCCAGTTCTGGGACGTCGTGCTGCGCTCCCTCTACTTCACGGCGGAGCTGGTCATCCTGTCGATGGTGCTGGGCATGCTCTTCGCCCTGCTCCTGAACCGGGTCTCGAACTGGGTCAAGGTCACCGTCATCACCGTGATGATGTTCGTCTGGGCCATTCCGGCGCTGGTCAGCGGCACCGTCTTCCGCTGGCTGTTCGCCAGCAACGGCGGTGTGGTCGACTACGTCGGCTTCCTGCTCACCGGTGACGAGTCGGTCAAGCACTACGACTGGTTCGGCGACCCGACCGTCGGCCTCTACGTGGTCTGCGCCGCGGTCATCATCTGGGGCGCGCTGCCCTTCCTGGTCCTGGGCCTCAACGCCGCGCTGACCCAGGTGCCCAAGGAGCTGATGGAGGCCGCCAAGCTGGACGGCGCCGGCCCCCTGCAGTCCTTCCGCCACGTGGTGATCCCGGTCATCAGGCCGTTCCTGCTGGTGACCACCGCGCTCAGCTTCATCTGGGACTTCCAGGTGTTCGCGCAGATCTTCTCGATCCGCAACACCTCGCCCGAGGACGGCTACTGGACCATCGGGATCTACCTCTACGAGAAGGGCATCGTCGCCTCGAAGTACAGCGACAGCTCGGTGATCTCGATCGCCATGATCCTTCTCATGCTGGCGGTGCTGGTCTTCTACATCCGCCAGATGCTCAAGATCGGAGCCAACGAGCGATGA
- a CDS encoding RNA polymerase sigma factor SigF, which translates to MSDLDRTAAAAGPAAADLTVRAESAVLDRGTAGPAVPTQAGAARTAAQPDAHPKDSHRMTQPTDPTPERPEAVPASEPDAAELRAAAEAVRSSVPAQAHRSGAPDREAARALFVRLAGLPEGSAERVEIRNQLVRMHIPLVEHLARRFRNRGEPLDDLTQVATIGLIKSVDRFDHERGVEFSTYATPTIVGEIKRHFRDKGWAVRVPRRLQELRLSLTTATSELSQRHGRSPTVHELAEHLGISEEDVLEGLESANAYSTLSLDVPDSDDESPAVADTLGATDEALEGVEYRESLKPLLAQLPPREQKILVLRFFRNMTQSQIAAEVGISQMHVSRLLARTLAQLREKLLVEE; encoded by the coding sequence GTGAGTGATCTGGACCGCACAGCAGCCGCCGCTGGCCCGGCCGCCGCCGACCTGACCGTCCGTGCCGAGTCCGCGGTGCTCGACCGCGGTACGGCCGGCCCTGCCGTACCGACCCAGGCCGGCGCCGCCCGCACCGCCGCCCAACCCGACGCCCACCCGAAGGACTCCCACCGGATGACCCAGCCGACCGATCCGACGCCAGAGCGGCCCGAGGCGGTGCCCGCGAGCGAGCCCGACGCGGCCGAGCTGCGGGCGGCCGCGGAGGCTGTCCGCAGCAGCGTGCCGGCCCAGGCGCACCGCTCCGGCGCGCCGGACCGGGAGGCCGCCCGGGCCCTGTTCGTCCGGCTGGCCGGGCTGCCGGAGGGCTCCGCGGAGCGGGTGGAGATCCGCAACCAGCTGGTACGGATGCACATCCCGCTGGTGGAACACCTGGCCCGGCGCTTCCGCAACCGGGGCGAGCCGCTGGACGACCTGACCCAGGTCGCCACCATCGGCCTGATCAAGTCGGTGGACCGGTTCGACCACGAGCGCGGGGTGGAGTTCTCCACCTACGCCACCCCGACCATCGTGGGCGAGATCAAGCGGCACTTCCGGGACAAGGGCTGGGCCGTCCGCGTCCCGCGCCGGCTGCAGGAGCTCCGGCTCTCGCTGACCACCGCGACCAGCGAGCTCTCCCAGCGGCACGGCCGCTCGCCGACCGTGCACGAGCTGGCGGAGCACCTCGGGATCTCCGAGGAGGACGTGCTGGAGGGCCTGGAGTCCGCCAACGCGTACTCCACCCTCTCGCTGGACGTCCCGGACAGCGACGACGAGTCCCCGGCCGTGGCCGACACCCTGGGCGCGACCGACGAGGCGCTGGAGGGCGTCGAGTACCGGGAGTCCCTGAAGCCACTGCTGGCCCAGCTGCCGCCGCGCGAGCAGAAGATCCTGGTGCTGCGGTTCTTCCGGAACATGACGCAGTCTCAGATCGCCGCCGAGGTCGGCATCTCGCAGATGCACGTGTCCAGACTGCTCGCCCGGACCTTGGCCCAGCTGCGGGAGAAGCTGCTCGTCGAGGAGTGA
- a CDS encoding extracellular solute-binding protein produces MKRQLLAALSTTALLATAVGCASGGPAASKSSAAVDPRTATGSVTVWLMNEAQTTWPELVQQVNDEFAAKYPKVELKLSYQTWTDKIANLDGAIKAGNAPDVVELGNTETMKYILTGALAPVDRSSFENNGTWIKGLADTCTYQDKLYCVPYYAGARVGIYNSQLFQDATGSAEVPKTEDELFAALDKIQAKNKGSAGFSALYLPGPYWYAAMSYVTAYGGAIARFDNAGNWHGTLSDPKSQQGIQHFVDLVKKYNHGDVKANELNQANVLGKGKAAMLYGNGWEVSVALAPITGDPKLKDTVKLAGMPGPNGKPLPSFIGGSDLAVTSKSQSPALAADWIRMFTSAKSQQILVDKDTLPNNLDQLAPLRSKPETAAAANAVPDAWFIPMAPGWGAVEKQNILVNMLNDILKGKSVEDAAKAADAQIDQLINNPS; encoded by the coding sequence GTGAAGCGTCAGCTCTTGGCGGCTCTCAGCACGACGGCCCTGCTGGCTACCGCCGTGGGCTGCGCGTCCGGCGGCCCGGCCGCCTCGAAGTCCTCGGCCGCCGTCGACCCCAGAACGGCCACCGGCTCGGTCACGGTGTGGCTGATGAACGAGGCCCAGACCACCTGGCCCGAACTGGTCCAGCAGGTCAACGACGAGTTCGCGGCCAAGTACCCCAAGGTCGAGCTCAAGCTGAGCTACCAGACCTGGACGGACAAGATCGCCAACCTGGACGGCGCCATCAAGGCCGGCAACGCCCCCGACGTGGTCGAACTCGGCAACACCGAGACCATGAAATACATCCTCACCGGCGCCCTCGCCCCGGTGGACCGGTCGTCCTTCGAGAACAACGGCACCTGGATCAAGGGCCTCGCCGACACCTGCACCTACCAGGACAAGCTCTACTGCGTTCCGTACTACGCGGGCGCCCGGGTCGGGATCTACAACTCGCAGCTGTTCCAGGACGCCACCGGAAGCGCGGAGGTCCCGAAGACCGAGGACGAACTGTTCGCGGCCCTGGACAAGATCCAGGCGAAGAACAAGGGCAGTGCGGGATTCTCCGCGCTCTACCTGCCCGGCCCGTACTGGTACGCGGCGATGTCCTACGTGACCGCCTACGGCGGGGCCATCGCCCGCTTCGACAACGCCGGCAACTGGCACGGCACCCTGAGCGACCCCAAGTCCCAGCAGGGCATCCAGCACTTCGTCGACCTGGTGAAGAAGTACAACCACGGCGACGTGAAGGCCAACGAGCTCAACCAGGCGAACGTCCTGGGCAAGGGCAAGGCCGCCATGCTCTACGGCAACGGCTGGGAGGTCTCGGTGGCCCTCGCGCCGATCACCGGCGACCCGAAGCTCAAGGACACCGTCAAGCTGGCCGGCATGCCCGGCCCGAACGGCAAGCCGCTGCCCTCCTTCATCGGCGGCTCCGACCTGGCCGTGACCTCCAAGTCCCAGTCGCCGGCGCTCGCGGCGGACTGGATCCGGATGTTCACCTCCGCCAAGTCCCAGCAGATCCTGGTGGACAAGGACACCCTGCCGAACAACCTCGACCAGCTCGCCCCGCTGCGGTCCAAGCCCGAGACCGCGGCCGCCGCCAACGCGGTGCCGGACGCCTGGTTCATCCCGATGGCACCCGGCTGGGGCGCCGTCGAGAAGCAGAACATCCTCGTGAACATGCTGAACGACATCCTCAAGGGGAAGTCCGTCGAGGACGCGGCCAAGGCCGCCGACGCCCAGATCGACCAGCTGATCAACAACCCGTCCTGA
- a CDS encoding extracellular solute-binding protein, with product MNRKIAAVAAIATVLVASACSSSGSSGSGDAKQATLSKDGKGKTVTVWLMDDAQKGWPAVVDAAKKQFEEETGATLKIEWQTWTNYTTKLDTALLSGNAPDALELGNTQAAKYIEAGSFVDLTGVKGQFDNSDKWLDSLAASGQSADGSKTFAVPYYAGARVLIYRKDLFAAAGVTNPPTTLDELKAGLAKVKAANASVPGFSALYIPGQNWYTATAFGAGSYGVKNVIAKKDGDKFTGTLTDPKFVEGIKTWNDLQKDFSVGGTTTDEATQDALMAKGNIAAIIGAGWEVGSVIDPKTGDPSLADKLATIALPGTAAGAPTPAFLGGSDLAVPAKSANAGLGATFLQIYTNTKQQTELAKFAIPNNKTLVAAYKAAKPENKAAGDAAEGSTWFIPNSPLWSGADETALKNAFGAIAAGGDAAAELKKAQDTIVKDLNG from the coding sequence TTGAACCGCAAGATCGCAGCCGTGGCCGCCATTGCCACCGTGCTCGTCGCGTCCGCTTGCTCCTCGTCCGGCTCGTCCGGCAGTGGCGACGCCAAGCAGGCCACGCTGAGCAAGGACGGCAAGGGCAAGACCGTCACCGTCTGGCTGATGGACGACGCGCAGAAGGGCTGGCCGGCGGTTGTCGACGCGGCCAAGAAGCAGTTCGAGGAGGAGACCGGCGCCACTCTGAAGATCGAGTGGCAGACCTGGACCAACTACACCACCAAGCTCGACACCGCGCTGCTCTCCGGCAACGCGCCGGACGCCCTGGAGCTCGGCAACACCCAGGCCGCCAAGTACATCGAGGCCGGCTCCTTCGTCGACCTGACCGGTGTCAAGGGCCAGTTCGACAACTCGGACAAGTGGTTGGACTCGCTGGCCGCCTCCGGCCAGAGCGCGGACGGCAGCAAGACCTTCGCCGTGCCGTACTACGCGGGTGCCCGCGTCCTGATCTACCGCAAGGACCTCTTCGCGGCGGCCGGCGTCACCAACCCGCCGACCACCCTGGACGAGCTGAAGGCCGGCCTGGCCAAGGTCAAGGCCGCCAACGCGAGCGTCCCCGGCTTCTCGGCCCTCTACATCCCCGGCCAGAACTGGTACACCGCCACCGCCTTCGGCGCCGGCTCCTACGGTGTCAAGAACGTCATCGCCAAGAAGGACGGCGACAAGTTCACCGGCACCCTGACCGACCCGAAGTTCGTCGAGGGCATCAAGACCTGGAACGACCTCCAGAAGGACTTCTCGGTCGGCGGCACCACCACCGACGAGGCCACCCAGGACGCCCTGATGGCCAAGGGCAACATCGCCGCCATCATCGGCGCCGGCTGGGAGGTCGGCTCGGTCATCGACCCGAAAACCGGTGACCCGTCCCTGGCCGACAAGCTCGCCACCATCGCCCTTCCGGGCACCGCCGCGGGCGCCCCGACCCCGGCCTTCCTCGGCGGCTCCGACCTGGCCGTCCCGGCCAAGTCGGCCAACGCCGGCCTGGGCGCCACCTTCCTGCAGATCTACACCAACACCAAGCAGCAGACCGAGCTCGCGAAGTTCGCGATCCCGAACAACAAGACCCTGGTCGCCGCCTACAAGGCCGCCAAGCCGGAGAACAAGGCCGCCGGTGACGCGGCCGAGGGCTCGACCTGGTTCATCCCGAACTCGCCGCTGTGGTCCGGCGCCGACGAGACCGCGCTGAAGAACGCCTTCGGTGCCATCGCCGCCGGCGGCGACGCGGCCGCCGAGCTGAAGAAGGCTCAGGACACCATCGTCAAGGACCTGAACGGCTGA
- a CDS encoding PAS domain-containing sensor histidine kinase encodes MPSLNELVRRHTTLTGADVEWLHLLVSEWQLLSDLSFADLVLWIPTWDGIRYVSVAQMRPNTGPTSYHDDMVGHLVPRGRRPLLDAAFDEGRIVREGDPEWREEVPVRVESIPVRREGRVLGVIARNTNLLTVRTPSRLELTYLQSASDLAQMIAAGSFPYPGEQADMDAAPRVGDGLIRLDVDGVVTYASPNALSAYHRIGLSTDLVGSHLGRTTAELVPPSRGAVHEALVKMASGWAPRQTEVEAQGGVVTLRTIPLKPKGVLTGSLVLCRDVTELRRRDRELMTKDATIREIHHRVKNNLQTVAALLRLQSRRMDSDAGRAALDEAVRRVGSIAIVHETLSQALDEQVAFDEIADRVLAMCVELSQDGRVATRRTGSFGILSAEISTPLAMILTEVLQNALEHAFGPSSSGNLEVSALRGRAPATGMGWSDSWNGGAKPDEYLLITVQDDGKGVPEGFDPQQSGNLGLQIVRTLVTGELGGTFDMVAVPEGGTKVVLEIPVP; translated from the coding sequence GTGCCCTCGCTGAACGAACTCGTCCGCCGCCACACCACCCTCACCGGTGCCGACGTGGAGTGGCTCCACCTGCTGGTCTCGGAGTGGCAGCTGCTCTCCGACCTCTCCTTCGCGGATCTGGTGCTCTGGATCCCCACCTGGGACGGCATCCGGTACGTCTCGGTGGCCCAGATGCGGCCGAACACCGGCCCGACCTCGTACCACGACGACATGGTCGGCCACCTGGTGCCGCGCGGTCGCCGGCCGTTGCTGGACGCGGCCTTCGACGAGGGCCGGATCGTGCGCGAGGGGGACCCGGAGTGGCGTGAGGAGGTGCCGGTCCGGGTCGAGTCGATCCCGGTCCGCCGGGAGGGGCGGGTGCTGGGCGTGATCGCCCGGAACACCAACCTGCTGACCGTCCGCACCCCGAGCCGGCTGGAGCTCACCTACCTGCAGAGCGCGTCCGACCTGGCCCAGATGATCGCCGCGGGCTCCTTCCCGTACCCGGGTGAGCAGGCCGACATGGACGCCGCGCCGCGGGTCGGCGACGGGCTGATCCGGCTGGACGTGGACGGCGTGGTCACCTACGCCAGCCCCAACGCACTCTCCGCGTACCACCGGATCGGGCTCAGCACCGATCTGGTGGGAAGCCATCTGGGTCGCACCACGGCGGAGTTGGTGCCGCCCTCGCGCGGGGCGGTGCACGAGGCGCTGGTGAAGATGGCCAGCGGCTGGGCTCCCCGGCAGACCGAGGTGGAGGCGCAGGGCGGCGTGGTGACGCTGCGGACCATCCCGCTCAAGCCGAAGGGCGTCCTCACCGGATCGCTGGTGCTGTGCCGGGACGTCACCGAACTGCGGCGCCGCGACCGGGAGCTGATGACCAAGGACGCCACCATCCGGGAGATCCACCACCGGGTGAAGAACAACCTGCAGACGGTGGCCGCCCTGCTCCGGCTGCAGTCCCGCCGGATGGACTCCGACGCCGGGCGGGCCGCCCTGGACGAGGCGGTGCGGCGGGTCGGTTCGATCGCGATCGTGCACGAGACCCTCTCGCAGGCCCTGGACGAGCAGGTCGCCTTCGACGAGATCGCCGACCGGGTGCTGGCGATGTGTGTGGAGCTGTCCCAGGACGGGCGGGTGGCGACCCGGCGGACCGGCAGCTTCGGCATTCTGTCGGCGGAGATCTCCACGCCGCTGGCGATGATCCTCACCGAGGTGCTGCAGAACGCCCTGGAGCACGCCTTCGGTCCCTCCTCCTCGGGAAACCTGGAGGTCAGCGCCCTGCGCGGGCGTGCCCCGGCGACCGGGATGGGCTGGTCCGACAGCTGGAACGGCGGGGCCAAGCCGGACGAGTACCTGCTGATCACGGTGCAGGACGACGGCAAGGGCGTGCCGGAGGGGTTCGATCCGCAGCAGAGCGGCAACCTCGGCCTGCAGATCGTCCGCACGCTGGTCACCGGCGAGCTCGGCGGCACCTTCGACATGGTCGCGGTACCGGAGGGCGGCACGAAGGTCGTCCTGGAGATCCCGGTGCCCTAG
- a CDS encoding carbohydrate ABC transporter permease — translation MTTVDVQTDRPAERAAATPKVRTKVRTTGESRGMTWVWNTIGLGFAAAMGFPIYWMIITTFKTNKDLISKDPTFWPSSFSFDSYSTIFDDKAFLPALQNTAVITVGSVVLGLVIGFLAAVAVARFDFRGRNFFIVTMLVVQMVPLLAILIPLYVVMNEAGLTSSLFGVVLAYLVFTVPYVVWTLRSFIVNIPAELDEAAMVDGCTKWGAFFRVILPLTLPGLITTGVYSWIQAWNEFIVVNTMLSSGGKQTSMAWLTFYATTPTRGADYGAQMAGALLVSLPVILMFVIFQKKVSAGLTAGAVKG, via the coding sequence ATGACCACCGTTGACGTGCAGACGGACCGCCCGGCCGAGCGGGCCGCCGCCACCCCCAAGGTGAGGACCAAGGTCCGCACCACCGGTGAGAGCCGGGGCATGACCTGGGTCTGGAACACCATCGGTCTCGGTTTCGCCGCCGCGATGGGCTTCCCGATCTACTGGATGATCATCACCACGTTCAAGACGAACAAGGACCTGATCTCCAAGGACCCGACCTTCTGGCCCAGTTCGTTCTCGTTCGACAGCTACTCGACGATCTTCGACGACAAGGCCTTCCTGCCGGCCCTGCAGAACACCGCCGTCATCACCGTCGGCTCGGTAGTGCTCGGCCTGGTGATCGGCTTCCTGGCCGCCGTCGCGGTGGCCCGGTTCGACTTCCGCGGCCGCAACTTCTTCATCGTCACGATGCTCGTGGTCCAGATGGTGCCGCTGCTGGCGATCCTCATCCCGCTGTACGTGGTGATGAACGAGGCCGGCCTGACCAGCTCGCTCTTCGGGGTGGTCCTCGCCTACCTGGTCTTCACCGTCCCCTACGTGGTGTGGACCCTGCGCTCGTTCATCGTGAACATCCCGGCCGAGCTGGACGAGGCCGCCATGGTCGACGGCTGCACCAAGTGGGGCGCCTTCTTCCGGGTGATCCTGCCGCTCACCCTGCCCGGTCTGATCACCACCGGCGTGTACAGCTGGATCCAGGCCTGGAACGAGTTCATCGTCGTCAACACCATGCTCAGCAGCGGCGGCAAGCAGACCTCGATGGCCTGGCTGACGTTCTACGCCACCACCCCCACCCGTGGCGCGGACTACGGCGCCCAGATGGCCGGCGCCCTGCTGGTCTCGCTGCCCGTGATCCTCATGTTCGTGATCTTCCAGAAGAAGGTGTCGGCGGGCCTCACCGCCGGTGCGGTCAAGGGCTAG